The sequence below is a genomic window from Gouania willdenowi chromosome 12, fGouWil2.1, whole genome shotgun sequence.
ttctccagacaaAGAGGTCAGTGATCAGCTTTactccatttttgttgtagtttgttcccagtattccctgtgatacCACTTTATTCTGCAGGACATTCAACTTCAGTCGGATTCAGATCTTTCcgtgtaagccccaaaataaacatcaaccATTGTTTTGCCAACATTTTTGggtaaaacaccagaaatgtgtttagAAGTCACTTTGGAACAGTTTTGGGACCAAAGACAAGAAATCACTAACCATAACTCTAACTAAACTAGCAGAAAATAGGTTTTAGAAATGCTATGATGTACATGAGAGTTCTTATAACCAAACtgccaaaaatgtaaaattaaggAAAGCTTGCCTGGTAGATGATGTCTGATAAATCTTTGATTTACATAGactaatatgtgtgtgtatatatatatgtgtgtgtgtgtgtttctgttgtgtgtttttagagtcatgttTTATACTTTTCTCTAATCTTATGCGTTTTTGTTTgcgttttgtaaatatttgatgTGTGtatagtcgttttgtgtatatttgctgtgcttttgtgtttttatgtaattttgtatcatttttaaaGCAATATTGTGTATTCCGGTTAgcatttaatatattattttgtgatttaaaaaaaaataaataaataactgtatatttttctcagtttgtgtgttatggtgtgtttttgtatagttttcagttggttttgtgttttgggagtacttttgtgtattttgtctgtcGCGGTATGTatgtgtcattttttacattcaCGCAGGAGGCCGCACAAATTAGACTAAGGGCCACGTATGGCTCCTGGACCgacagttgtccatgtctgcgTTAGTAAGAAACCACATTCAAGCACCAGATAACTGAGTTTGTTTATTCACGGAACTGACCTACAGACCATGAGCTCGTCTGAGCTGCTCTCTGCTACAGACGCTGTGCTGTTTGCATGCTGAACTGCAGCATGAACTGTATGAAAAATAAGGCTTCCAATGTCCTTGTTCTCTCCTTTCAGCAGCTTATCGATGACGGCGGTGTTGCAGCACGCGAGGAGCACGCTCACACACAACTCAAATTCTTATACTCCTTAACCAGCCCGTGGACAGTTGCCATACCCGTAGAGTCTATAAAGGGATGGCTGAGCAGTCCAATATGATGGTATGGAACTCTAGCTCTCTGTGAACCAGCTCCGTAACCACATCTCCGTTGAATTTTTCTCCGTTTTCCTTGGCTTGCCGTGGAAGCATTTCTTTGGCCTTTTTTCAGCTTTCCTCCTTTTTGGTGAGCTCCAAAAAGGTTCGACCCCCACGGCTTTGTAGAGGTTTTTGAGGAAAACATTCTTGTTGGCGTAGTACAGAGGAGCCTGGAAACGGAAAACCTCAACCCCAGGTGGTGGCATGAGGTTCTTGTAGTCTTCTAAACCCTCATAAATTTCAGTGTCACTGAGTCGGCCCAGCAGAGATACCTACAGtatcagaaaaagaaaagattagCGAGTTGTTGACATAAAAAACCCCACGTATGCGTAACTTTAAAGgcgacatatcatgcttttaaatccttcctttttacatataaatcatacagttgtggtctatataaagcggaactgcaatgcttgggtctgaattcctcattattatagctccaccccttttctactctaccccttttctgatgtgcttctaagagcaactcgttttggtgcggtctctttaaatgcaaattagacactccataccccgccccctctccaggttgcagaggtgacacccGGTTCAACTctaccctgttcggccatttttgcagtttgatagaagagatacgattatctaGCGGCgtagaaactttttattcagaggttatttacaaaatgtcaacaacagaagacttgtccatccagtcttacatgttcgagccagagtcggacccagcggagcgagatgaaaatgaagatgaacctgcagaaccctaacaagtgagctaacgcaAGTGCCGAGCTAAcgctgcttcagcaacctccgccagtataaagaaggatttgcagaaagactttgtctgattgagggttcaattccttctatcatctttggagacgacgaacagagcacttcggtaagctgtaaataacgctaaaaatgtgattataagacgtccctgtcattgtgtttgttagcattagcagttgcacccgtcttcatatgttagcgctgtgtgctcgttttagatccttgatgatatggcctacgtggtttaatttaagtctaaagttttcattagtcatttcattttgacgttttttgtctccgaaaagactgtattaaaatgcattttgtgacgttagcttggcgctagcgtcatccttgaagtgcttcacacacacaaaaatgaccttacccacagatgggtacatttccatgaaaaaatCAAACTCAACCAGgtactttgaaaaggttctgatgctgggagacggtgtaatgaagcgtgtgggttactacatccaacaactgaacattttgacttatcctctcgtaacttcggcatcctggagcttggactacaaaataaaagcgagaaataaaatggtggattgctcgaagtgttgggcctggagttgatgtactaatttggcagttctgctgcaaatactgtgacgttattgttcaaaaaacgtaatagagaataggaaatcgaaacagattgaaaaatatgaccaaaacagaatataaagatatctacggagcacctgaagagactaatttgaacttttctgtacgtCTAAACACTAAAtagcaaaatgcatttaagggctaaaagagtggatttagcatgatatgtcccctttaaatgttctttctctgtcatttctaTTGGTCGTTGGAGCGTCACCTTTGGATTCTGGGTCTTAAAGATGATGCACGTCATGGAGAAGACGATTCCAAAGACAAGACCGAGCTCCACACTAAtcagagaggaagaaaaaaggagaaaaaaaagaaaaaagagccgTGGCCGACATGCTGACCAACCAAACAATGGCATCAGTCCGGCTGGCTCGCCACTTGGACGGAATGTCTTTAAACTTCCTCAGAGCACCTCGAAGACTCACAATAATGATGCAAGCAAGGACACACTTCTGCAGAGAGTAAAAAAATGGTGCGAAAAAGAGAAGCACGAGGAGGACCACCATGGCGCTGATCAGACTCGATACCTGAAGGTAAGGAGAAACAGGACACAAGCTTGAGTCTAGTTTGTTTTGTAAGTATTCAAGGTACCGACAAAGGGAGGGAAGTTCACCTGAGTCTGGCAGCCGGTGGAATCCTTCACCATGGTTTTTGCCAGTGCGGCACTGGTGGTGAAGCAGTGGAAAAAGGAAGGAATGATGTTGCAGAGGCCGATGGCCAGCATCTCCTGATTGGGACGAACAGTGTAGCCATTTTTCTTAGCAAACATCTCAGACAGTGACACTGTAAAGgcaaaactaaaagaaaaaatacacatttaaatcaTTGATGAGCATTTTATCACAGCAAAGTTACATGTGATGgtgtgatctgagggccacattatcaacattagtgtcagcatttagaattgtaaccaatctaagcattaacatataaaagaacaaattgtttgtgtgatttttgttattttgtgtatttttctgtaattttttgtatttttgttgttgtcttgtgtgcgtttgaagtagaaaaaaaaaactttcttttttattgtaagtttttgttgttgttttatgtgttggagttatttgtgtattttcagtcatttttgtgtctttttgtggtagttttgtgtatttttggagtacagtgtgtttctttgctgttttgtttatcatttctcatattgtttgtgtttgttgtggttttgtgtgtttttggagtgattttgtgtttctttgttgcctttttgcatAATTGTGTGTTTCTATGCCTATTTCAGTTGTTGAATTGTGtattttccagttatttttgttgtcatcttgtgggTTTTGGGAGTATTATTTTTAGttgccttttgtgtgttttcttacgttattttgtgcattcacTTTGAGTATTCTTCAGTTTCTAGTCTTGTATAGTTTGACATTGACTTATAAATGTACTTATAAATACttaaaattttgttttcaatgCTATCGCCATTCTATTTTaagaaacaaaaattgaaatttgaattcattttcttaaaataatcaaacatttctctaacattaatataatttaatcaTTTCTGTAAGTTCTGTAATGGTGTAACTATTTTAATTCTGTAAAAGTGGTCAATCAAACACCAATTACCTAATGACAGCCAATGGAATGGCATCCAGAGCCACCCGTGGCATTAGGGGGAAGCTGGGAACCTGAGGAGGAATGAAACCAGTGGGAATGTGACCAGAAACACTGGAGTCGTAGCGGCTGTTCAGCTGTCCATAATGGCTGGCCAGTGTAGCTCCTGCCACCACAACCAGTTCAGTCGGCAGTGGGATCTTTAGACGGTCTTTGTAACGATCTTGGATTTCTTTTCCtgccactttaaaaaaaacaaatgcaaaagtgtcattcagaatttatattagaaaaaaaaactctaaattctACTATTACTGTTTATAGAATCTGAGCTCAGACCTAGAATTAAGATACAGATGGCACTAGTGATGAGGTCACACATGTTGGTCTTGTGAATATTGGCAAAGATGTTGATCCAGGTGACGATCACCGTGCCGTAGCCCTGGTGACGAGGGATCTTCAGACCCAGCAGATATTTGGCCTGCACGGTCAGAATAGTGAAAGAAGCTCCAGTCGCAAAGCCATCGAGCATCGGAGCCGAGAGGTACACAGAGACGAACCCCAGACGGAACACCGCCATTATCACCTGGATACGGATTGCagcaaagcatgatgggaaaagcaattatttatattttcatcttCATCGTCTACCTGATAGATTCCAGCCAGGAAGGTGACAGCAGCGGCGATGCTGATGGCATAACACTCTTTCCCACACTGCATACCCATCAGCTCCACACTGGGCGCTTCGCTAACGTTGGTGCCAAATGTACTGTTAAATATATCAGAGCTTAATTGCGTGACGTCCTCATTGAGGTCAAAACCTGCCAGGAACACTTCTCGATCCACCACCTGCAGACGGGGATCAAAGTCACAATAGTAAAGATGAATTATTCTATGATTAGGCaacacaatataaataaatgtaagcaCCATTAATATCATTAACGTTGCCATGCATTTGATGTTTGAagattattcttttattttcatttaaatttaacgAAATTGACTTCAGAAGACACAAGGTATTACTGTATGCCGAAATGACAATGttgtcttttatttaaaaagtgttttaattattattattatttctttttcaaacaACTAAATCAAGCAGAAAATGTGATATGACGGAGAAATTAGTCCACGTACATGTAATGGGAAAATATCACATGGGTGTCAATTATTTTTGCTTAAAATCTGACGTAATGTGACGGACTTcaccttctgaaatggaaatatctgtatgacacagactaaaccctcacccacatgttttgggacaatatattatcacacatttacaccatatttttttactgtaaaacaggagggctaatgttagcattagcacgtGTAGCAAACGGTTGGACAATCTCACGTGATCTCAGCGTGTTTGTTTCGGTGCATTTCTgcttgtataataataataagaataagaataatgcattggatttgatataaatataaacttAATGACAATAGTTAACTTAATGAACCATATTAAGTATGCTTGGCACATTTTCAGGATGTTTAATAGTCTGTAACGACATCTGATGAGAGAAAGTCGATGGAAATGTGTAAAGTCTTAAAAGGAATTAGGGAACTTCTGAAACAGAATATCTGAGGTTCTATCTGAAATATTACCTGTCCAACCATGAGGCTCATGAGACTGAAGATCCCCACGATACGTGTCTGGATGTCCCCATGAGAAGTAGATGATATTAGCGTAAAAGGAGGTGTACAACCCGTAGATGGGGTCCACTCCTGCCAGCAGGCAGTAAGCAATGGCCTGTGGCACCAAGATGATGCCAACGATCAGCCCGGACATCACGTCCCCCCAAATGTAGTCCTTCAGCTTGTACTTGGGCAGCCATCGAACCACAGGGAAAAACCCTGTGGGCGTGGATCGAACTCTGGCCCCAGAGCAGCTCACACCTCGCCTCACTTTGGATTTGAGGACGGAGAGCGTCGGCTGTCGCTGGCGAAGCCGACGCTCCAACTGAGGCGGTGAAGAGAGGAGAGGTGTGGCGTTGACCTTGGCGTCCTCCTCCATGGCGGTGAGGACGTGTGTTGGTGAGATGATGTGAAGGAGAGGTCAGCTGCGCTCCTGGGGAGGAAAAGGGACGGACACATCAGTGTTTCCACCAGGTCTCACAAGCATAGTGGATACATCGTCTACTACAGTAGAGATGTTGTTCTGCAGCACTGGTTAAAACAGAAGACAGAACTTTAATTCTTCAACCTTGGTATTggttttaaaatagatttttatggtcttgctGGACTCGGTCTTGCCTCCTAAAATTCTTGccatggctgtgttcgaaatcacatactaacgtactactcatactaagtctgacctcaaaatgagtatgtagtgcgtttacattagatagtatgaaaagattgagtttgttagaaatacctggatgtatactatattgtgacatttttcaAGTATGCGTGGTGGGTACaccagtcatactcaaccgccccgtGACGCATTGCGAGGGGagcgtaaaatcgtcctgggaccggcttcaagcaaaaagtttaacatccgcttttcaaaacaaaagcgtctcatcttgtcttccattcgttttttaatgcttttgtaaacagggctcttgttttgaagcgtAGCGTAATGGCGGGTtcccgaaaatctccaaaatgtcagcatgaaatgtgtttccgcgagttttatttttatggcTTGAATGACGACATGTTgatgttctacttggtcacttttttgcctaaaatgttttcagaacgtTCAAAGTTGGAGAATCAacaaagatatttagcctcagtgtgactcaggtctttgttgttgtaggttcgaaataaatcttggaaaacttggaagtatacgtcagtgggaacgctcatcatcctaaccatactaatcatacttataatatactgtatagtagacagtatatactcattgggtttgtagtgtatagtactgagtatgccatttcgaacacagcccgaATCTTGTTTCTCATATATTTTGGTCTGGACTACAACATGAGAATTCCAGTGGACAAAATCCCAAATTTAATCCAAACCTATTTACCTTAACCTTAACTCTAAAAAAACCGACCCCACCCTAACCTAAAAAACACATCCTCTGTGCCAGAGCACTGAAGTCTGTGTATTTTAAAGATAAACCTCTCTGTACCTGTAACTGAAGCATTACATAAACCATAACCCTGACTGTAATAAAAAGTTTGTAtatgtaattattaatattatttatttttgtaatacagcatttaaaacaatgatttagtcATAGTTTTCTACAATTTTTTGAgatgacaataactagactacgactaatttaaaaccaaaaacaacatttgaacaaaaactacattgaaatacatttacattttagtcgactagaaaaaatgtaatacaatcttgtcacatgggatgaaatccaatcagaactgatgtgatcatgtgatctcgagcattgatcacatcaaatctgtctgtgtctaTTTACAAACATCAATACATTCAATATAAGGTTGATCAATGCTATGTGAATCTTTATAAATATCAACATAAACTCCCatcctgtatattttagtcgactaaaatcttaagcTCATTTAGTTGAATATAACAAAACTATAACTGATgaagtcctgatgactaaaattTGACAAGAGTTAAGTTGATTTTTAGTccaaagactatgactaaaactaaatcaaagttaacACTGATTGTGTCTTGTACCCCCTTATTCATTGTCATACTTTGATTATTCACCAATGTGTTGATGTTATATAACAATAAGCTGCTTaactctctgccatgattgggAAATTTATAACAATTTAatttacaatatacaataacatttgggctattttgtgattttggcTTCACTTTTTATGTGTCTAGACATGGCGTTTATTGCCAGACAAATACAGATAATAGAGAAAAGCATGCATACCTAAGGGTTGGGAATCACAGGGTTGTAAATTTGCCTTTTTACAAGCATTTTATACAAATCACACACTAAATGAACTAAATAAcatcagaggggtattccataaaggagggttaacaaactctgagtctatccataaactctggctcaacatacccagcgatgggaaactctgggtatctgattctattacagctggtaggaagtgggtcaatcaaccctgagtatgtaaaccttgggttacaattacgtgcacgcgcgcgataaaaagccatcatcaatggatcagagatttactcgagctgccatgacaaccaaacgaaagagagtgattt
It includes:
- the slc26a1 gene encoding LOW QUALITY PROTEIN: sulfate anion transporter 1 (The sequence of the model RefSeq protein was modified relative to this genomic sequence to represent the inferred CDS: inserted 3 bases in 3 codons; deleted 4 bases in 2 codons), with the protein product MEEDAKVNATPLLSSPPQLERRLRQRQPTLSVLKSKVRRGVSCSGARVRSTPTGFFPVVRWLPKYKLKDYIWGDVMSGLIVGIILVPQAIAYCLLAGVDPIYGLYTSFYANIIYFXMGTSRHVXVGIFSLMSLMVGQVVDREVFLAGFDLNEDVTQLSSDIFNSTFGTNVSEAPSVELMGMQCGKECYAISIAAAVTFLAGIYQVIMAVFRLGFVSVYLSAPMLDGFATGASFTILTVQAKYLLGLKIPRHQGYGTVIVTWINIFANIHKTNMCDLITSAICILILVAGKEIQDRYKDRLKIPLPTELVVVAGATLASHYGQLNSRYDSSVSGHIPTGFIPPQVPSFPLMPRVALDAIPLAVISFAFTVSLSEMFAKKNGYTVRPNQEMLAIGLCNIIPSFFHCFTTSAALAKTMVKDSTGCQTQVSSLISAMVVLLVLLFFAPFFYSLQKCVLACIIIVSLRGALRKFKDIPSKWRASRTDAIVWLVSMSATALISVELGLVFGIVFSMTCIIFKTQNPKVSLLGRLSDTEIYEGLEDYKNLMPPPGVEVFRFQAPLYYANKNVFLKNLYKAVGVEPFWSSPKRRKAEKRPKMLPRQAKENGEKFNGDVVTELVHRELEFHTIILDCSAIXFIDSTGMATVHGLVKEYKNELCVSVLLACCNTAVIDKLLKGENKDIGSLIFHTVHAAVQHANSTASVAESSSDELMVCRSVP